The window GAGCCGGTTGTCCACCCTTTCCGCCGCTTCTGTTTGACGATGATGACGGCCCAAAACAAGACGAGACCGATAAAGATTGATGCGTTTTTTATTTTCAACCGGAAAGCCCCGCAGGTATCTGACGGGGCTTTCAATGAGTGGCGTTCTTGACGCCGCCCGATGATGATGATCGGGCTTTTGGGTTGTCGCTTGATATGTCTTCTTTAAATTTTGGTGGCCTCAGTTTTTTAACCTCCGTGCCTTGTTTATCTTGGGTCCAAGTGTAACCCTATGGCAGACTCACACCTTGACATTGATCATGGCTCATATGATCAATTGGTGTGAATATTACGGGATCAGATTTAACCCTAACATGATATATCGTTATGCAGACCCTGTGGCCCGCCATTGAACGTATTATCGTGGCCGAGCAGCTGCGCCGGTTTTCCGATATCTCGCGGGCAAAAAACCAAATTGAAAAAGAAGATGCCTCGTTAAGACAACGCATCTATCTGGAACAGGAAAAAAGAAAATTTATCAAATCTGAATATCTGGAAAAGGATTTTGATAATCTGGAATTGCAAATTCTGGAAGCCGCCAGACAGGGAAAATACGAGGTTGAAGTGATGAAATTTCACGCATCCTTTTGCACTGACGGCGGCAGGGCTATCAATAATAGCGACAAAGACTGGACTGCCACATTGCAAGGAAAGGCGAGGAGTTTTTATGTAATCTGGAAGCATCACGGTCAGCCAAACGGTTACCGCCTGAAAGCAAAAATTTCCAGTTTTCCCGGCGGCCTTCCCGGTGACATAAGTCTTTCTATTGATTGGTCCTAGAGCTCGCTCTACAAATATTGAAGCCATCGGTCTGAACAAGGCGCATATGAAAACCGTGCCGGTGCTGATACTGGCCGTTTTGGCCGGGGCTTTCCTTTTGCCTTGGCCCGAATGGTTTCATCGGCAATTTGATACCGGTAATGCTGGGAAACATTGTCGGCGGCGGCGTCTTTGTCGCCCTTTGTTATTATTTTGTTTATCCGCACGACAAGAAGTCATCACCAGGATTTACTTTGATCGTGCCGAGCCCCGTTTGGCAGCGGAAAAGTTTCCGGCCCCGGCGCTGACGCTTGGGCCCTTTATGGAAAGAGCACCCGGATCAAATTTACCCGGCCGGAATTTTTGCGTCTCTTGATCGGCATTATCGACACGCTTTCTGGTTTTCTGGGCCGCTTTCGCCTTTGCCCGCTGGCGGGCTTTTGCTTTGGTCATATCTTATTGGCCTTTTTTAAAGATGTTCTTTTAACCTGGGCATCAGCTCGACAAAATTGCACGGCTTGAAGCGGGCATCAAGCTGATGGACAAGAATTTCATCCCAGGCATCCTTGCACGCCCCCGGTGAGCCCGGCAGGGCAAACAGGTAAGTCCCCCCGGCGACCCCGGCGGTGGCGCGGGACTGGATCGTAGAGGTGGCGATCTTCTGATAACTGACCCAGCGGAATAATTCACCGAAACCCGGAATTTCCTTCTCGTACACTTGTGCGAAGGCTTCGGGTGTGATGTCCCGGCCGGTAACACCCGTACCGCCGGTGGCAATGACCACATCAACGCTCTCATCGGCAATCCAGACGCCCAACTTGGCAACGATCAAAT is drawn from Rhodospirillaceae bacterium and contains these coding sequences:
- the moaB gene encoding molybdenum cofactor biosynthesis protein B, whose translation is MSKIEGERDFLSVNIAVLTVSDSRTLEDDKSGMTLVQRIEAAGHTVAARDIVKDEVDLIVAKLGVWIADESVDVVIATGGTGVTGRDITPEAFAQVYEKEIPGFGELFRWVSYQKIATSTIQSRATAGVAGGTYLFALPGSPGACKDAWDEILVHQLDARFKPCNFVELMPRLKEHL